From one Bacteroides eggerthii genomic stretch:
- a CDS encoding conjugal transfer protein TraO → MNAMKRNFLFIILLLALFTGQAEAQRRLPGMKAVRFTTEMTDGFYSRANRHDAGYAFSLAVSTCTGNGNQWMFGGEMLKRNIPYRSTHIPLSQYTGEGGYYHTFFSTPGKSFFLNLGASALLGYETVNEGDRLLDDGAVLQQCESFIYGGAVTLEAEGYLSDRVVLLVRLRERFVWGSASGICHFQYGIGVKYIF, encoded by the coding sequence ATGAACGCCATGAAAAGAAACTTCCTCTTTATTATCCTCCTGCTTGCCCTCTTTACGGGGCAGGCAGAAGCCCAACGCCGCCTGCCGGGAATGAAAGCCGTCCGCTTCACCACTGAAATGACCGACGGATTTTACAGCCGGGCAAACCGTCACGATGCAGGCTATGCCTTCTCGCTGGCTGTATCCACCTGTACCGGGAACGGAAACCAGTGGATGTTTGGCGGTGAGATGCTGAAACGTAACATCCCTTACCGGAGTACGCATATACCCTTGTCGCAATATACGGGGGAAGGCGGTTATTACCATACGTTTTTTTCCACCCCCGGCAAGTCCTTCTTCCTGAACCTCGGCGCTTCCGCCCTGTTGGGCTATGAGACCGTGAACGAAGGAGACCGGCTGCTGGATGACGGAGCCGTTTTGCAGCAATGCGAGTCTTTCATCTATGGCGGCGCGGTAACGCTGGAAGCGGAAGGCTACCTGTCCGACAGGGTTGTCCTGCTGGTGCGTCTGCGTGAGCGTTTCGTATGGGGCAGTGCCTCGGGGATCTGCCACTTCCAGTATGGAATCGGAGTAAAATACATTTTCTAA